CCCCGGGCTCCCGGTCGCGGGACAACCCGACCGGCTCGGCATCGGGGCCGATCTCGAAGATCATGCGATCCATGACCTCGCGCCACAGGCCCGAGAACCCCCCGGGCTCGATCGCGACCACCCCGCCCGGCCGCACCGTCCGGACGAGCTCGGCCACGGCGTAGGGCCACGCCGGGATCAGATGGAGGACCCATCGGGCGTAGGCGCCGACGAACGCCTCGTCGCGGAACGGCAGTCGGGTGGCGTCCGCGAGCGCCAGCCCGACGTTCGGGGACTTCTCGCGGAGCCGCGCCATCATCTCGCGGGAGAGGTCGATGCCGACGACCCGGACGCCCCTGGCAGCGAGTGGCACGGCCAGCGCCCCGGTGCCGACCCCGATCTCGAGCACGGGACCCTCGCCGATCGCGACGTCACGGTCGAGCAGGTCGACCGTGACGCGGAGCGTCTCCTCGTCGGTGACGCGGGTGGAGTCGTAGAACGAGGCAGCCCGGTCGAACGAGACCGAGTCGCTCATGCCCCGTGCAGCAGTTCCCGACGCGGGTACGCGGTGGATGAAGGTTGCTCGGGTCGCCCCGGCACGTCGCCCCGCAGGTAGCCGTCGGCGATCATGCGCACCTGCATGTAGACACCGCCTTCCCAGACGGTCGACATCGGCCCGGCCCGGTGACCGCGCGAGGTCGCCGCGCGCTGCAGCGACTCACACGCGGCCCAATCCTCACGGTTCGTGACGTCCCAGAAGTCGACCGCGTAGGCGGGATCGAAGCCCCCGAGCTCGAGCGCCTCCGGCGGGAACAGCCACTCACACTCCACGTAGCTCCGGTCTGGTGCGATCGGCTCGATCCGGTGGGTGAGCACGTAATCGGGGTGCGGGCTGATCAG
This portion of the Actinomycetota bacterium genome encodes:
- a CDS encoding class I SAM-dependent methyltransferase, which codes for MSDSVSFDRAASFYDSTRVTDEETLRVTVDLLDRDVAIGEGPVLEIGVGTGALAVPLAARGVRVVGIDLSREMMARLREKSPNVGLALADATRLPFRDEAFVGAYARWVLHLIPAWPYAVAELVRTVRPGGVVAIEPGGFSGLWREVMDRMIFEIGPDAEPVGLSRDREPGALDEAFTAVGAEPFGVVDAPGHFGGSLSKFFDEASARTYSWTWRASDEDLRRAIDDVRAWAAERYDDWDAPLDPEAPMRWHRYRVSGST